A genome region from Proteus vulgaris includes the following:
- the rimI gene encoding ribosomal protein S18-alanine N-acetyltransferase, which produces MKTISLLNPADLPLAWQIEKLSHSFPWSEETFYSNQGSHYFNLKICIDNIIVGFAITQLILDEATLFNIAIHPDYQGKGYGKALLLELIETLEKKNITTLWLEVRESNEKAFNLYESIGFNFVSKRKNYYPTKTGNEDAIIMAYPISF; this is translated from the coding sequence ATGAAGACCATTTCACTCTTAAACCCTGCTGATTTACCATTAGCATGGCAAATTGAAAAATTAAGTCATTCATTCCCTTGGAGTGAAGAAACATTTTATAGTAACCAAGGTAGTCATTATTTTAATCTAAAAATTTGCATTGATAATATTATTGTAGGTTTCGCAATTACGCAATTAATATTAGATGAGGCAACACTTTTTAATATTGCCATTCATCCTGATTATCAAGGGAAAGGTTACGGTAAAGCACTTTTATTAGAACTGATTGAAACACTTGAGAAAAAAAATATAACCACCTTGTGGTTAGAGGTGCGAGAATCTAATGAAAAAGCGTTCAATCTCTATGAATCCATAGGATTTAATTTTGTTTCAAAACGAAAAAACTATTACCCCACAAAGACAGGGAATGAGGATGCGATTATCATGGCTTATCCTATTTCTTTCTAA
- the rsmC gene encoding 16S rRNA (guanine(1207)-N(2))-methyltransferase RsmC, whose protein sequence is MSSLSPASEVILRHLDHFADRHVLIAGDLQDTFAAQIQAKSVRAYTNQYHQWLPLLKSMGDNALFGLVADQSFVKYCNTLIYFWPKNKNEATFQLRSLCSNLQVGTEIFIVGENRSGVKSATELMNGIAKLKKIDSARRCSLFFGTQTYQTLFDRNNWWQTYRHDDLTVMALPGVFSQNALDDGSRLLLSTFDDAMVGDLLDMACGCGVLATVLGKKNPMLKLTLCDVNAAAISSSIATLNVNELEGRVIASNVYSAVEETYDWIISNPPFHDGLGTSYAAAEDIIRLAPNYLKKGGKLRIVANSFIPYPDILDHVFGSHEVLASTGKFKVYQATKKE, encoded by the coding sequence ATGTCCTCACTGTCCCCTGCTAGCGAAGTTATTCTTCGTCACCTAGATCATTTCGCAGACAGGCATGTACTTATTGCAGGTGATCTTCAAGATACTTTCGCAGCGCAAATTCAGGCGAAAAGTGTCAGAGCATATACAAACCAATATCACCAGTGGCTACCATTACTAAAATCAATGGGTGATAATGCACTCTTTGGTTTAGTTGCAGATCAATCCTTTGTGAAATATTGCAATACCTTGATCTATTTTTGGCCTAAAAATAAAAATGAAGCCACTTTCCAACTGCGTAGCCTTTGCTCTAACTTACAAGTGGGTACTGAAATCTTTATCGTCGGTGAAAACCGTAGCGGTGTAAAAAGTGCCACAGAATTAATGAACGGTATCGCTAAACTTAAAAAAATAGATTCAGCGCGCCGTTGTAGCCTATTTTTTGGTACTCAAACATATCAAACCCTATTTGATCGTAATAACTGGTGGCAAACTTATCGCCATGATGATCTGACTGTAATGGCTTTACCCGGTGTCTTTAGTCAAAATGCATTAGATGATGGTAGTCGTTTATTACTATCAACGTTTGACGATGCAATGGTTGGGGATTTACTGGATATGGCATGTGGTTGTGGTGTTCTTGCCACTGTACTTGGCAAGAAAAACCCAATGTTAAAACTCACACTGTGTGATGTGAATGCAGCGGCAATTTCTTCTAGTATCGCCACCTTAAACGTGAATGAATTAGAAGGTCGCGTCATTGCAAGTAATGTCTATTCAGCCGTTGAAGAAACTTATGATTGGATAATCTCAAACCCCCCTTTCCATGATGGTTTAGGGACAAGCTATGCCGCCGCTGAAGATATCATTCGCCTTGCCCCAAATTATCTGAAAAAAGGGGGTAAATTACGCATTGTAGCGAATTCATTTATCCCTTACCCGGATATACTGGATCATGTATTTGGTTCTCATGAAGTGCTTGCATCAACAGGTAAATTCAAAGTTTACCAAGCAACCAAGAAAGAGTAA
- a CDS encoding Na/Pi cotransporter family protein gives MLTLLHLLSSVALLVWGTHIVRTGIMRVFGSDLRRILGKSINKKSNAFLAGVGVTALVQSSNATALLVISFVTQGLISITPALVIMLGADVGTALMARVLTFDLSWLSPLLILIGVITFLSRKKERVGQLGRVGIGLGLIILALQLIVTSAEPITHASAVQAIFTSLSGDTILALLVGALFAMVSYSSLAAVLLTATLSATGLMPLYISLCIVIGSNIGSGLLALMSSRGQSVVSRQVVLGSLFFKLIGALLVLPWITLIANKIQQYGFSPAEVVIYFHVIYNLARCILMIPFVGIMAKLCQRLIPELPVTGSEMAPRYLDQSAIDTPSLAIANAVRESLRLGDVIEQMLQRFTALMEGDRQQKREISQLEEEVELLHSSIKLYMAQIQQHDLGTEDSRRWAEIIDTAMNLQQSSAIIARMSAEVVSKGLNHHLFLSEEGRRELQTLLERLQSNLNLAMSVFVSGNMEHARKLRRAKHRFRLLNQRYSFAHVERLHLHNMQSIETSSLHTSLLGDMKRLNSLFCAVAYHALERSESSSEQVNL, from the coding sequence ATGCTGACACTGCTTCATTTACTCTCATCGGTTGCGCTTCTTGTCTGGGGAACTCATATTGTTCGTACAGGTATTATGCGTGTTTTTGGCTCCGATTTACGCCGAATTTTAGGTAAAAGTATTAATAAAAAATCCAACGCCTTCCTCGCGGGGGTGGGAGTAACGGCATTAGTCCAAAGCAGTAATGCGACGGCACTTTTGGTTATCTCTTTTGTGACACAAGGACTGATTTCGATTACACCCGCACTTGTTATTATGCTAGGTGCAGATGTGGGTACTGCACTTATGGCGCGTGTGCTGACGTTTGATCTCTCTTGGCTATCTCCACTTCTGATCCTTATCGGGGTGATCACTTTTCTAAGCCGTAAAAAAGAGCGAGTAGGGCAGTTAGGGCGAGTAGGCATTGGCCTTGGCTTAATTATTTTAGCCTTACAACTGATAGTCACCTCAGCTGAGCCAATTACTCATGCCAGTGCGGTACAAGCTATCTTTACTTCATTAAGTGGAGATACCATTTTAGCTCTTCTCGTTGGTGCTTTATTTGCGATGGTAAGCTACTCAAGTCTTGCGGCAGTGTTATTAACTGCGACATTGAGTGCAACAGGGCTAATGCCTTTGTATATCAGCCTATGCATTGTGATTGGTTCTAATATTGGGAGTGGATTACTCGCCTTAATGAGTAGCCGAGGGCAAAGTGTTGTTTCGCGTCAAGTGGTGTTAGGAAGCTTATTTTTTAAATTAATTGGCGCTTTATTGGTTTTACCTTGGATAACCCTCATTGCAAATAAAATTCAGCAATATGGATTTTCACCCGCTGAAGTCGTTATCTATTTTCATGTTATTTATAATCTTGCTCGCTGTATTTTGATGATCCCTTTTGTAGGCATAATGGCAAAATTATGTCAGCGACTTATTCCTGAATTACCTGTGACGGGATCTGAAATGGCGCCGCGTTATTTAGATCAATCAGCTATTGATACGCCTTCATTGGCGATTGCTAATGCGGTTAGAGAGTCACTACGATTAGGTGATGTAATAGAACAAATGCTGCAACGTTTTACTGCATTAATGGAAGGCGATCGTCAGCAAAAAAGGGAAATTAGCCAGCTAGAAGAAGAGGTGGAATTACTTCACAGCAGCATTAAATTGTATATGGCTCAAATTCAACAGCATGATCTAGGAACTGAAGATTCCCGACGTTGGGCTGAAATTATTGATACAGCGATGAATTTACAACAATCATCCGCTATTATTGCGCGTATGTCAGCTGAAGTGGTGAGCAAAGGTTTAAATCACCACTTATTTTTATCGGAGGAAGGACGTCGTGAATTACAGACACTCCTTGAGCGTCTGCAAAGTAATCTGAATCTGGCGATGTCGGTATTTGTTTCCGGCAACATGGAACATGCTCGTAAATTACGTCGAGCAAAACATCGTTTCCGTTTACTCAATCAGCGTTACTCGTTTGCACATGTTGAACGTCTTCATTTGCATAATATGCAAAGTATTGAAACCAGTTCTCTGCATACCAGTTTGCTTGGTGATATGAAACGGTTGAATTCCTTGTTCTGTGCTGTGGCTTATCACGCACTAGAACGAAGTGAATCATCATCAGAACAGGTTAATCTTTAA
- the prfC gene encoding peptide chain release factor 3 — translation MSNPIFQQEVARRRTFAIISHPDAGKTTITEKVLLFGQAIQRAGTVKGRGSNQHAKSDWMEMEKQRGISITTSVMQFPYADCLVNLLDTPGHEDFSEDTYRTLTAVDCCLMVIDSSKGVEDRTRKLMEVTRLRDTPILTFMNKLDRDIRDPMELMDEVETELKIACSPVTWPIGCGKLFKGVYHILKDETYLYQTGQGHTIQNSRVIKGLDNPELDEAIGDDLASQLRDELELVLGASHEFDHEAFLAGELTPVFFGTALGNFGVNHMLDGLVKWAPAPMPRQTDMREVTASEETFTGFVFKIQANMDPKHRDRVAFLRVVSGMYDKGMKLHQVRIKKDVVISDALTFMAGDRSHVEHAYPGDIIGLHNHGTIQIGDTFTQGEILKFTGIPNFAPELFRRIRLRDPLKQKQLLKGLVQLSEEGAVQVFRPLANNDLIVGAVGVLQFDVVVARLKSEYNVEAIYESVNVSTARWVECNNEKKLEEFKRKNEQNLALDGGDNLTYIAPTMVNLNLTRERYPDVEFHQTREH, via the coding sequence ATGTCTAATCCTATTTTTCAGCAAGAAGTTGCTCGTCGTAGAACTTTTGCCATTATTTCCCACCCCGATGCGGGTAAAACAACCATCACTGAAAAAGTGTTGTTATTCGGACAAGCCATTCAACGTGCAGGAACCGTAAAAGGTCGTGGTTCAAATCAGCATGCAAAATCTGACTGGATGGAAATGGAAAAACAACGTGGTATTTCTATTACAACCTCAGTGATGCAGTTCCCTTATGCAGATTGCTTAGTGAACTTATTAGATACCCCAGGGCACGAAGATTTCTCTGAAGATACTTATCGTACTTTAACCGCGGTTGACTGCTGTTTAATGGTAATTGACTCCTCTAAAGGGGTCGAAGATCGTACTCGTAAGTTAATGGAAGTAACGCGTTTACGTGATACTCCAATTCTGACTTTTATGAATAAACTTGACCGTGATATCCGTGATCCAATGGAACTCATGGATGAAGTTGAAACAGAATTAAAAATTGCGTGTAGCCCTGTTACGTGGCCTATTGGTTGCGGAAAACTCTTCAAAGGGGTTTATCACATTCTGAAAGATGAAACGTATCTTTATCAAACAGGTCAAGGTCATACTATTCAAAATTCTCGCGTTATCAAAGGGCTAGATAATCCAGAGCTTGATGAAGCTATTGGTGATGATTTAGCAAGTCAACTACGTGATGAATTAGAGTTAGTATTAGGTGCCTCCCATGAATTTGATCATGAGGCATTTTTAGCGGGTGAATTAACCCCCGTGTTCTTTGGTACTGCATTAGGTAATTTTGGTGTTAACCATATGCTTGATGGCCTTGTAAAATGGGCACCAGCACCAATGCCTCGTCAAACAGATATGCGTGAAGTGACCGCTTCTGAAGAGACATTCACTGGTTTCGTCTTTAAGATCCAAGCCAATATGGATCCTAAACACCGTGACCGTGTTGCATTCTTACGCGTTGTATCAGGTATGTATGATAAAGGCATGAAACTGCATCAAGTTCGAATCAAAAAAGATGTGGTGATTTCTGATGCATTAACCTTTATGGCGGGCGATCGTTCTCATGTTGAACACGCATATCCTGGGGATATTATCGGTCTTCATAACCACGGTACAATTCAAATTGGTGATACCTTTACCCAAGGTGAGATCCTGAAGTTTACCGGTATTCCAAACTTTGCCCCTGAGTTATTCCGCCGTATTCGTTTACGTGATCCGTTAAAACAGAAACAGCTACTTAAAGGATTGGTACAGTTATCAGAAGAAGGCGCTGTACAGGTCTTTAGACCACTGGCAAATAATGATTTAATCGTCGGTGCTGTCGGTGTACTTCAGTTTGATGTGGTTGTTGCAAGACTTAAGAGTGAATATAACGTTGAAGCGATTTATGAATCCGTTAACGTTTCAACAGCACGCTGGGTTGAATGTAATAACGAGAAAAAACTCGAAGAGTTTAAACGTAAAAATGAACAAAACTTGGCACTCGATGGTGGTGATAACTTAACTTATATCGCACCAACGATGGTCAACTTGAATTTAACACGTGAGCGTTATCCTGATGTTGAGTTTCATCAGACGCGTGAACACTGA
- a CDS encoding TatD family hydrolase, with product MNKFIDTHCHFDFPVFYDDIVNSLSLARQAHVEKIIIPAVARWNFDVVAELANNHHQLYCALGLHPLYIEEHTEQHLLELEQKLKSTSRCVAIGEIGLDSYMDNPQSEKQEAFLIAQLKLAIECDLPVILHSRKTHDKLSALLRRYDVPRKGVIHGFAGSQQQAEKFIQQGYFIGVGGTITYERAQKTRRAIASLPLEYLLLETDAPDMPVNGFQGKPNRPERIQNIFSQLCELRQGSPEAIAEQLYLNSLQLFGLNTIT from the coding sequence ATGAATAAATTTATTGATACTCACTGCCATTTTGATTTTCCGGTTTTTTATGATGATATTGTCAACAGTTTGTCGCTAGCGCGTCAGGCTCATGTTGAAAAAATCATTATTCCCGCCGTTGCACGTTGGAATTTTGATGTTGTTGCAGAGCTCGCCAACAATCACCATCAATTATATTGTGCATTGGGTTTACACCCTTTATATATTGAAGAGCACACTGAACAGCATCTATTGGAATTAGAACAGAAATTAAAATCAACTTCTCGTTGTGTAGCTATCGGAGAAATAGGGCTTGATAGCTATATGGATAACCCTCAGTCTGAGAAGCAAGAGGCATTTTTAATTGCACAGCTTAAACTCGCGATTGAATGTGATTTACCCGTGATCCTACATTCACGTAAAACCCACGATAAGTTAAGTGCGCTTTTACGCCGTTATGATGTGCCTCGCAAAGGGGTTATTCATGGTTTTGCAGGAAGTCAACAACAGGCAGAAAAGTTTATTCAGCAAGGCTATTTTATTGGCGTTGGTGGCACTATTACTTATGAACGCGCACAAAAAACTCGCCGCGCAATTGCTTCGTTACCACTAGAATATTTATTATTAGAAACAGATGCACCTGATATGCCAGTGAATGGTTTTCAAGGTAAACCTAATCGCCCTGAACGAATTCAGAACATTTTTTCCCAACTCTGTGAGCTACGTCAAGGATCACCTGAGGCGATAGCAGAGCAACTCTATCTTAATAGCCTACAATTATTTGGGCTCAACACTATTACCTAG
- a CDS encoding DNA polymerase III subunit psi yields MSRKDRMLSQLGIRQWVLRKPAVLKGEHSVQFPDTTRLLIITDDTVDLNNGLFSDIFSAMGIDKDEIYCITTDDVSMLTESFDLPCWLLGTDLILPSEYISLRSPSLHQLYFDADAKRDLWKQISQYEDHFTLKPC; encoded by the coding sequence ATGAGCCGTAAAGACAGAATGTTATCCCAACTTGGAATTCGTCAGTGGGTACTTCGTAAGCCTGCTGTGTTAAAAGGCGAGCATTCTGTTCAATTTCCGGATACAACACGTTTACTTATCATTACTGATGATACCGTTGATCTAAATAACGGGCTTTTCTCTGATATTTTTAGCGCCATGGGGATAGATAAAGACGAAATCTATTGTATTACAACAGATGATGTGAGCATGCTCACAGAATCATTTGATCTTCCCTGCTGGTTATTAGGCACTGATCTCATACTTCCCTCTGAATATATTTCTCTGAGAAGCCCTTCATTACATCAGTTATATTTTGATGCTGATGCAAAACGCGATCTTTGGAAACAAATCTCTCAATATGAAGACCATTTCACTCTTAAACCCTGCTGA
- a CDS encoding GNAT family N-acetyltransferase, producing the protein MKYIIRQLTRNEIPQVWEIDRTELIEKLYVLKEGTLLLTAQRFDMKGWPEGEAEHYTPVLLESFDRGAPFWGVFEQGQLVAAASVDPQKRGQNGTLLQLSFLHVSHQQRGQGLARILFDYCVEYAKQKGADGLYISSTPSENSVNFYQHLGCRLIDTPDPELYEREPEDIHLVFHFIEPNNA; encoded by the coding sequence ATGAAATATATTATTCGTCAATTAACACGAAATGAAATTCCACAAGTATGGGAAATTGATCGAACTGAGCTTATTGAAAAGCTATATGTCTTAAAAGAAGGAACGTTGCTTTTAACAGCGCAACGCTTTGATATGAAAGGTTGGCCAGAAGGTGAAGCAGAACACTATACGCCTGTTTTACTCGAAAGTTTTGACCGAGGTGCGCCTTTTTGGGGCGTTTTTGAACAAGGTCAACTAGTTGCAGCTGCGAGTGTTGATCCGCAAAAACGAGGTCAAAATGGCACTTTACTTCAACTCTCTTTTTTACATGTCAGCCATCAGCAACGTGGGCAAGGTTTAGCACGAATATTATTTGATTATTGTGTGGAATATGCGAAGCAAAAAGGAGCTGATGGGTTATATATTTCATCAACACCTTCTGAAAATAGCGTAAATTTTTATCAGCATTTAGGGTGTCGTTTAATTGATACACCTGATCCTGAACTTTATGAAAGAGAGCCTGAAGATATTCATTTAGTCTTTCATTTTATTGAGCCAAATAACGCTTAA
- a CDS encoding BON domain-containing protein, translated as MKQYKTLKLALAMSMGLAFVSMGVSAETSWYSEINNSGINTGHNLSDTSISNKIKDTLSPMQDIDSENISIRTEFGHVFLSGFVDSKAQEEKILQLIEKIEGVKGVDSDVNIKS; from the coding sequence ATGAAACAATATAAAACGCTAAAATTAGCGTTAGCCATGTCGATGGGTTTAGCTTTTGTTAGTATGGGCGTATCAGCTGAAACATCGTGGTATAGCGAAATTAATAATAGTGGAATAAATACAGGTCACAATTTAAGTGATACTTCTATTTCTAATAAAATTAAAGATACGCTATCGCCAATGCAAGATATTGATAGTGAGAATATTTCTATTCGTACTGAGTTTGGACATGTCTTTCTTTCAGGCTTTGTCGATAGTAAAGCACAAGAAGAAAAAATCTTACAACTCATTGAAAAAATTGAAGGTGTTAAAGGCGTAGACTCAGATGTAAATATTAAATCATAA
- the phoA gene encoding alkaline phosphatase, producing the protein MSHRYQRSILSIIVTTLLAGASFSSFAAPVAADAILAQDRAAKGNITEFGGARRMTQDQTEALKAALHNNQAKNVILFIGDGMGDSEITVARNYAEGAGGFFKGIDALPITGQYTHYALDRKTQKPNYVTDSAASATAWASGVKTYNGALGIDVFGKDHQTILELAKANGKATGNVTTSEIQDATPAALFSHVTGRKCYGPVETLEKCSTNALENGGRGSISEQLLVTRADVTLGGGAKSFAQTAAAGEYKGKTLEQQAIERGYQIVKDAKSLDAITLANQDKPVLGLFHEGNMAVAWEGPKATYHGNLNNPPLECKPNSKLDPNAPTLAQMTKKAIDLLKTNENGFFLQVESASIDKQDHNANPCGQIGETVALDEAVQIGLDFAKQNGDTLIIVTADHAHSSQIIEADVKSSGLTQALITKDGAVMVVNYGNSEEESQEHTGSQLRVAAYGPHAANVVGLTDQTDLFFTMRDAMGLK; encoded by the coding sequence ATGTCTCATCGTTACCAACGTTCTATTTTATCCATTATTGTAACAACGCTATTGGCTGGTGCGAGTTTCTCTTCTTTTGCAGCTCCCGTTGCTGCTGATGCAATTTTGGCACAAGATCGTGCAGCAAAAGGTAATATCACGGAATTTGGCGGTGCTCGCCGTATGACCCAGGATCAAACTGAGGCATTAAAAGCAGCTTTACATAATAACCAAGCAAAAAATGTGATCCTCTTTATTGGTGATGGTATGGGGGATTCGGAAATTACTGTTGCGCGTAACTATGCGGAAGGTGCTGGTGGTTTCTTTAAAGGTATCGATGCCTTACCTATTACGGGTCAATACACACACTATGCTTTAGATAGAAAAACACAAAAACCTAACTATGTCACAGACTCCGCTGCATCTGCAACAGCATGGGCTTCGGGTGTCAAAACCTATAATGGTGCATTAGGGATTGATGTGTTTGGTAAGGATCACCAAACTATTTTGGAATTAGCAAAAGCTAATGGAAAGGCTACTGGGAACGTGACAACATCAGAAATTCAAGATGCAACACCAGCAGCGCTGTTCTCGCATGTAACAGGACGCAAATGTTATGGCCCTGTTGAAACGTTAGAAAAATGCTCAACCAATGCATTAGAGAATGGCGGCAGAGGTTCTATCTCTGAGCAATTATTAGTCACTCGTGCAGATGTTACATTAGGGGGCGGTGCGAAAAGTTTTGCTCAAACCGCTGCCGCGGGTGAATACAAAGGCAAAACGTTAGAGCAACAAGCGATTGAGCGTGGTTATCAAATCGTGAAAGATGCAAAATCACTTGATGCAATTACGCTTGCGAACCAAGATAAGCCAGTACTGGGTTTGTTCCATGAAGGAAATATGGCTGTGGCTTGGGAAGGCCCTAAAGCCACGTATCATGGTAATTTAAATAATCCACCTCTAGAGTGCAAACCTAACTCTAAACTCGATCCAAATGCGCCAACACTGGCACAAATGACTAAAAAAGCGATCGACTTACTGAAAACGAATGAAAATGGTTTCTTCTTACAAGTTGAAAGCGCCTCTATCGATAAGCAAGATCATAATGCGAATCCTTGCGGACAAATCGGTGAAACGGTTGCATTAGATGAAGCGGTACAAATCGGTTTAGATTTTGCTAAACAAAACGGCGACACCTTGATTATCGTAACTGCTGATCATGCTCATTCAAGCCAAATTATTGAGGCGGACGTGAAATCAAGCGGGTTAACTCAAGCGCTGATCACTAAAGATGGTGCAGTGATGGTAGTGAACTACGGTAACTCAGAAGAAGAGTCACAAGAACACACTGGCTCACAACTTCGTGTTGCCGCTTATGGTCCACATGCGGCGAATGTGGTTGGGTTAACTGACCAAACAGACTTATTCTTCACAATGCGTGACGCGATGGGTCTGAAATAA
- a CDS encoding patatin family protein produces the protein MGKYIPVTLNNITALEFQSSLPQGKVALVCEGGGQRGIFTAGVLDEFMRSEFDPFDMLLGVSAGAQNLSAFACGQRGYARKIINRYTTNNQFFNPIRFVRGGNLLDLDWYIDTTAKEMPLDMPTALRRFDTGREFYMVASRSDNFQANYFQPDEPTWLDIIKASSAIPAFYRNGVLFHDVVYHDGGISDAIPVREAYRRGCRTIVVIRTVPSEYQYTTEWVERMGKWFENSRLQRFMAMAQVHIQTYTETIKFIQSPPEDVVVIEIYPPTTLQSSALGSRLNALNHDYHVGRRCGRYFLATIGQHFSKKKFKQHDKKVFSLFEQEAKADKAEKASIIQQGTRSVHPDVRQIQNE, from the coding sequence ATGGGGAAGTATATACCTGTCACATTAAATAATATTACGGCACTCGAATTTCAATCCTCACTGCCACAAGGTAAAGTTGCTTTAGTGTGTGAAGGCGGAGGCCAGCGTGGGATTTTTACTGCGGGTGTCCTTGATGAGTTTATGCGTTCAGAATTTGATCCCTTTGATATGTTACTTGGGGTGTCTGCGGGGGCGCAAAATTTATCTGCTTTTGCCTGTGGTCAGCGTGGATATGCACGCAAAATTATCAATCGCTATACAACCAATAATCAATTCTTTAATCCTATCCGCTTTGTCCGTGGTGGCAATTTACTCGATCTTGATTGGTATATAGACACGACAGCAAAAGAAATGCCTCTTGATATGCCAACAGCACTACGCCGTTTTGATACGGGGCGCGAATTTTATATGGTGGCGAGTCGTTCTGATAATTTTCAGGCCAATTATTTTCAACCTGATGAACCAACTTGGCTTGATATAATTAAAGCATCCAGTGCTATTCCTGCTTTTTATCGTAATGGTGTCTTATTTCATGATGTTGTTTATCATGATGGTGGCATTAGTGATGCTATTCCTGTGAGAGAAGCTTATCGGCGTGGTTGCCGTACTATTGTTGTTATTCGTACCGTACCTTCTGAATATCAATACACAACCGAATGGGTTGAACGTATGGGGAAATGGTTCGAAAATAGCCGTTTACAGCGCTTTATGGCGATGGCTCAAGTACATATCCAAACCTATACTGAGACCATTAAATTTATCCAATCTCCTCCAGAAGATGTTGTTGTTATTGAAATATATCCACCAACGACATTGCAATCTAGTGCATTAGGAAGTCGTTTAAATGCATTAAATCATGATTATCATGTAGGTAGACGTTGTGGCCGCTATTTTCTGGCGACAATAGGTCAACACTTTTCTAAGAAAAAATTCAAACAACACGATAAAAAAGTCTTTAGTTTGTTTGAACAAGAAGCTAAGGCTGATAAAGCGGAGAAGGCTTCTATTATTCAACAAGGAACTCGAAGCGTACATCCTGACGTGAGACAAATTCAGAATGAATAA
- a CDS encoding DUF1435 family protein produces the protein MAKPTRISSVTSWTSRISLWEMLAVSSLVTVLTHSIVGTSAFTLVLVVSMLLSTLMLFHKKLQMWVMIPAGVVLTYSLMTLVVAYHG, from the coding sequence ATGGCTAAACCAACACGTATATCTTCAGTGACATCTTGGACATCTCGCATTAGTTTATGGGAAATGTTAGCGGTTTCTTCTTTAGTAACCGTACTCACACATTCTATTGTAGGAACATCCGCCTTTACGCTGGTTTTAGTCGTTTCAATGCTGTTATCAACCTTGATGCTATTCCATAAGAAATTACAGATGTGGGTAATGATCCCCGCAGGTGTTGTATTAACCTACAGTTTGATGACACTGGTGGTTGCGTATCATGGATAG